In the Nicotiana tabacum cultivar K326 chromosome 16, ASM71507v2, whole genome shotgun sequence genome, one interval contains:
- the LOC107789609 gene encoding non-specific lipid transfer protein GPI-anchored 4-like → MNIFPFVTCILATWAVVAVNAGHGSAPPIQSPTKAPSPSPSSPSPAPTADCSTVVMDMMPCLKFLEVDSNDSKPDTSCCSGFKQVLKRDPDCICVVLTTSASFGIAVNMTQAAVLPSDCGVSAPPLTNCNSTTTPTASPVNPPSPVNPPAPINPPLPVNPPSPVVNPPASVVNPPTPQPAAAPISKSPAPAPAGADQAPVEAPIAESSGSTINLTSASFSMLLVMAAFASLA, encoded by the exons ATGAATATCTTTCCGTTTGTGACGTGCATTTTGGCCACATGGGCTGTGGTGGCCGTAAACGCTGGCCATGGCAGTGCACCACCAATACAGTCGCCAACTAAAGCTCCATCTCCATCGCCTTCTTCACCTTCTCCGGCACCAACGGCGGATTGCTCAACCGTTGTGATGGACATGATGCCTTGTTTGAAGTTTTTGGAGGTTGATAGCAATGACAGTAAGCCAGATACTTCTTGTTGTTCAGGATTTAAACAG GTTTTAAAGAGGGATCCTGATTGTATTTGTGTTGTTTTGACTACGAGTGCTAGTTTCGGTATCGCTGTTAACATGACTCAAGCTGCCGTTTTGCCTTCTGACTGTGGAGTTTCCGCTCCTCCACTCACCAATTGTAACA GTACCACCACTCCTACTGCTTCTCCTG TTAATCCTCCATCACCAGTTAATCCACCAGCACCAATTAATCCTCCATTGCCGGTTAATCCTCCATCACCAGTTGTTAATCCTCCAGCATCAGTTGTTAATCCTCCAACTCCACAGCCAGCTGCAGCACCAATTTCAAAATCGCCAGCTCCAGCACCAGCTGGCGCAGATCAAGCTCCAGTTGAAGCTCCTATTGCAGAGTCCAGTGGATCCACCATTAATCTAACATCAGCTTCCTTCTCGATGCTTCTTGTTATGGCAGCTTTCGCTTCATTAGCATAA